The following nucleotide sequence is from Micromonospora sp. WMMD1120.
TCGCGGCCCTTCGACGCCGACCGGGACGGCTTCGTGATGGGTGAGGGCGCGGCCTTCTTCGTACTGGAACGCTGGGAACACGCTGTCGCTCGCGGCGCCCGCATCCTCGGGGAGGTCGCCGGTTACGCCGCCAACTCCGACGCCTTCCACATCGTGGCGCCGCGCGCCGACGGCGAACAGGCGGCCGCCTGCATGCGCCGGGCGATCCGCGACGCCGGCCTCGAACCCGGCGACGTGGGTCACGTCAACGCGCACGGCACCAGCACCCAGCTCAACGACCGCGCGGAGGCCCTGGCACTCGGCACGTGCTTCGGCGCGGCGGTGCCGCCGGTCACCGCGAACAAGGGCGTGGTGGGGCACCTGCTGGGCGCGGCCGGGGCCTTCGAGGCGCTCGTCGCCCTGGTCAGCTCCGCCCGCGGCTCGGTGCCGCCGGTGGCCAACTTCACCGGCGGCCCGGACGCCGACCTCATCGACATCGTCGCGAAGGAGCCCCGGGCGGTACGGCCGGCGCCGGTGCTCTCCAACTCCTTCGGCTTCGGTGGGCACAACGCCTGCCTGGTACTGACACCGACGGCGGTGTGACCCACCGCCCCATCCACGCACAGCTACGGGGGACACCATGCGAATTCTCGTCACCGGCGCCGACGGCGTGGTCGGCCGGGAGGTTCTCGAGCAGCTCGCCGCGCACCCGGCGGCGCCGACGGTGGTGCCGGTGACCCGCACCGGCTCCCGGCCCGGCACAACGGCCTGGAACATCGGCGCGGAGGCACCACCGGAGGCCGTACGGGGTCCGTGGGACGCCATCGTGCACATGGCCGCCTGCACCCGCTGGACGATGACGCGGGCGGAAGCGGAGGCGGCGAACATCGCGCCCACCCGCGCGGTTCTGGACCTGCTGGCCCCTGGCACGCACCTGGTGCACGTCTCCACGGCGTACGTGGGCGGGGCCCGGACCGAGGAGTCCGACGCCGCCGACTTCGACGGCTACCGCAACGGCTACGAGTGGTCCAAGGCCGAATGCGAGCGACTGGTGCGCGCGCAGGTGCCGAACGGACTCACCATCGTACGGCCGCCGCTGATCCTCGGGCGGAGCACCGACGGCGCGATCTCCCGCTTCTCCGGGCCGTACACCCT
It contains:
- a CDS encoding SDR family oxidoreductase, producing MRILVTGADGVVGREVLEQLAAHPAAPTVVPVTRTGSRPGTTAWNIGAEAPPEAVRGPWDAIVHMAACTRWTMTRAEAEAANIAPTRAVLDLLAPGTHLVHVSTAYVGGARTEESDAADFDGYRNGYEWSKAECERLVRAQVPNGLTIVRPPLILGRSTDGAISRFSGPYTLLQALVSGLAAVVVGSPDGYAEVAPVDQVAEAIVDAAVGAAPNDQRLEVVAAGAAALRLSEMVDIVCAELTGWRAERGLGPIQVPPLISTESWHRFFLPLAERHLSQVQHEAVRLLGMFESYTSMPAPFEPTRPVADPRAVLVQSVRWWAENKQRAASRTPTPWTMVGASA